The DNA sequence TGGGCAATGTGGCTCCTGGCTCAACATCTCTTGGGCCAACATTCTTGCAATCAGTAACGGCCCAAACATCTGGTATTCCTTCAGGAACTCCAATTGTTACGACTGGCGGAACTCCATCAACAACTGATTTTTCATTAAAATCAAGTTTGGCATCACTTCTTGGAAGCTCTGTTTTAAACGAAACAGGAAGTATTTTAGTAACGCTTGGTCAGCCAATTTGGGCAATTTTTAAAGTGTTGCAAACAATTACATCGACTCATATTATTTCAAATCCGTTTATTGTAGTTTCAAATAATCAAACAGCAATTCTTAAAAGCGGACAAAGTCGTCAGCAAATTTCTGGGCAAGTTCTTTCGTCTAGCTCTTTAAAAACAACTGGATTTGTTCCTGTTGAGGCAACGCTGAGCATTAATATTACTCCACAAATTACCAAGGGAAATATTTTTAATTTAGCAATTACCGTTAAAAATGATCAGTTTGCGCAGTCAACAGATGGGCCAGCAATTTCTCAGGGTTCTGGTGGATCTCCAATTAATAAAAAAGAGGTCACAACAGTAGCTTCTGTGGCTAATGGAGAAACATTAGTTCTTGGTGGAATTATGACAGAGACATATACTTCAGCATCAAATGGAGTGCCGTTTTTAGAAAACATTCCGGTTTTTGGCTGGTTCTTTAAATCAAAATCAAGAAGAATAAGTCGCGATCACTTCTTAATTTTTATTGCACCACGCCTACTTGATCCAGTTGGTGATTCAAAAGATATTGATGATTACACTGATTATAAATTAAGAGAGGCTCAAGAAAACATTGAGCTTATTGATCAGTATGATTGGTTTATGTCCAAAAAAGATCCGATTCAAAAATCATTTTTTGGAACGGATGAATTAAGGTCCTTTCAAGAGCTAAAATCTGGTAAAAACTTTGCGCAAAGAATGGGCGTTGATGAAGCAAAGAATGGGCGTTGATGAAAAAATAAATCATCTTGAGGTAACAAAAATTAATGAGCCAGTAGAGCCACTAGAATCTTTATCTGCATCAGAGAAAAGAAAACAAACAAGGCAAGCTCTAGTTGCAAAAAGCAAACAGAAAAAAGAACAATCAACTAAGAAAAAACAGTTAAAAAAGAAAGAAGTATCAGAAGCTCCATCTGTTGTTACGATGACAGATGATATGATCTCGAGCCTAAGCGCCCAAGAGATTAAAAATTCTATTAGTGGTAGTGTGCAGCTAGGGAAGGGTAAGTAATGTTTCGTGACATTTTAGTTCCATATAGAGTTGGTAAATATTATCTTTTTTCTAAGCGCGTTTTAAGTTTTAATATTACTCCTGTCATGGTGCAAGGATTGCTGATTGACTATAAAGGTCGCGGCATAGAAATTAAAAACAATATCACCATTAATCTAAAAGATTTTTCTACGCAATCACAAATTAATGCGATAAAAAAGATAGCATCATCTATTGGAAAATATGATGAAGTCGTCACTTCGCTTTCAAGCTCTGCGGTAGCATTTAAAGAATTATCTCTTCCGTTTTTAGGGCGCGACAAACTAGATATGATTGTTGCGTATGAAGTTGAGTCGCTTTTACCATTTTCTGTAGACGAAGCTGTCGTTGATTTTATGGTTACATCGCAAGATCTAGATAAAAAAATATCAACTGTTTTGGTAGCAGCTGCACGAAAAGAAGATATAGATGCTCATTACTTATTATTTGAGAAAGCAGAAATATCACTTTCCGTTATCACTATTGATCTTTTTGCGCTGTATGAACTTTATTTTTGGGGAATTTATTCTTCAAGTTCTTTGGCTGTTGCATCGCAGGGGATAACCTCTCAGCTCGTCAGTAAGCCTATTTCCTTAAATCTTTTACTTCCATCTCCAAAATCATTTAAATTTCAAAATCTTTTAAATTTTTTTAAAGGGTTGTTTAATCGCAAGCCTGATGCAAATAAAGAGTTTGAAAATGTTGTACAAACAGAATTAAAGCACAAGCGCGTAGAGCTTTTAGTAGACATTGGATTTGATGTCATACGAATTTTGTACATGCAAGACGGCCTTCTTAAAGCTATGAGAATCATTCCTTTCGGTATTTCCGATGTGGCTCAATCGATAAGTAAAGAAACTGGTCAATCCTATTATGATGTAGCAAACGATTTAATTTCTCTAAAAGAAACAGAGATTTCAGAGTCTATTTTAACTAAAGAATTAAAAAATATATTAGATGAAGCTTCAAAGACATTAAGTTTTTTTGAAAAACAAGAAAACCTTACTTTTGTTTCGCCTCAAAAAATTTGGCTCTCTGGTCTAGGTTGTAATCTTTTAGTTTTTTCTAGGCAGGCAACCGATGTTTTTGGAAGCAGTGTTTCTTTTGTTGATGTAGAAAAAATAGTTAAACAGCTTTCTATAAAAGAATCGAGCAAAGAGAAGTTAAGCGTAAGTTCTTTTGCTTTGCTTTCTCTTGGTCTGTTTACGCATTATCAGCAAAATATTAATTTCTTGAAATCATTTGCTCGTAAAGCTGATATAAGCCTTTTAAATAAACAGCTCATAACCATATTTTGTATGACTATTTTGTGCCTTGGTGGAGCTATTTGGAAAAGTAGCACTGTTCTTACAGAGTGGGAGGCAAATTATAATGTTTCAAAAAAACAACTGGTTACCACGATTTCTAATCGTATGAATATAGATTTAAAAAGTGAAAAAAATTTAAAAACAATCGTTGAAAAAACTCAAGATGCTTTTAATAAAGAAAAAGTTTTATGGTTTTCGTTTTCTAGAAAAAATGAACGATCCATTCTGCAATATTTGCAAGATTTAAGTATACATGTGGATAGATCTTCTATTGGCCTTGAGATACTTTCAATGCATATTGATTATGATAAAGTTTCAATGATTGGCACTGTTAAAAGCATAGAGGCTGTAGGTGTGTTTGAAGAAGAGTTGATGGAGCTTACATCATTAACGTTGGTAGAAAAGCCGCGAGAAGTTTCATTTTCTGTGCAACTTAAAGTTAAAGAGGGCAGTGAGGGATCG is a window from the Candidatus Dependentiae bacterium genome containing:
- the pilM gene encoding pilus assembly protein PilM, which encodes MFRDILVPYRVGKYYLFSKRVLSFNITPVMVQGLLIDYKGRGIEIKNNITINLKDFSTQSQINAIKKIASSIGKYDEVVTSLSSSAVAFKELSLPFLGRDKLDMIVAYEVESLLPFSVDEAVVDFMVTSQDLDKKISTVLVAAARKEDIDAHYLLFEKAEISLSVITIDLFALYELYFWGIYSSSSLAVASQGITSQLVSKPISLNLLLPSPKSFKFQNLLNFFKGLFNRKPDANKEFENVVQTELKHKRVELLVDIGFDVIRILYMQDGLLKAMRIIPFGISDVAQSISKETGQSYYDVANDLISLKETEISESILTKELKNILDEASKTLSFFEKQENLTFVSPQKIWLSGLGCNLLVFSRQATDVFGSSVSFVDVEKIVKQLSIKESSKEKLSVSSFALLSLGLFTHYQQNINFLKSFARKADISLLNKQLITIFCMTILCLGGAIWKSSTVLTEWEANYNVSKKQLVTTISNRMNIDLKSEKNLKTIVEKTQDAFNKEKVLWFSFSRKNERSILQYLQDLSIHVDRSSIGLEILSMHIDYDKVSMIGTVKSIEAVGVFEEELMELTSLTLVEKPREVSFSVQLKVKEGSEGSI